A section of the Pimelobacter simplex genome encodes:
- a CDS encoding AmiS/UreI family transporter, giving the protein MSSLALFFVGSVLLCNGLGLLGRLSPKDTAPINLFIGLTLVATVGVTALPVAGGSEAELSTVLGSAGFLLFAFTYLYVALNNFRDLPGQGLGWYCGWAVLVSLMLAWVNFDRFDDPKFGAIWLSWAVLFSAFFLVLALGLDNLTVATGWLTVLQAFTTTTLPGALMLTGRWADVPTAVVVAAQVAVVVVFVAVATVRRPVATLEVASA; this is encoded by the coding sequence ATGAGTAGCCTGGCCCTCTTCTTCGTGGGTTCCGTCCTGCTGTGCAACGGCCTCGGGTTGTTGGGGCGGCTCAGCCCCAAGGACACCGCGCCGATCAACCTGTTCATCGGCCTCACGCTCGTCGCGACCGTCGGGGTCACCGCGCTGCCCGTCGCGGGCGGCAGCGAGGCCGAGCTGTCGACAGTGCTCGGCAGCGCGGGCTTCCTGCTGTTCGCGTTCACCTATCTCTACGTGGCCCTCAACAACTTCCGGGACCTGCCGGGCCAGGGTCTGGGCTGGTACTGCGGCTGGGCGGTCCTGGTCTCGCTGATGCTGGCGTGGGTGAACTTCGACCGCTTCGACGACCCGAAGTTCGGGGCGATCTGGCTGTCGTGGGCCGTGCTGTTCTCGGCGTTCTTCCTGGTGCTCGCCCTCGGGCTCGACAACCTCACCGTGGCGACCGGCTGGCTCACCGTGCTCCAGGCCTTCACGACCACGACCCTTCCCGGCGCGCTGATGCTGACCGGGCGCTGGGCCGACGTGCCCACCGCCGTGGTCGTCGCCGCGCAGGTCGCCGTGGTCGTGGTGTTCGTCGCGGTGGCGACCGTGCGCCGGCCGGTCGCGACGCTGGAGGTCGCGAGCGCATGA
- a CDS encoding aminotransferase-like domain-containing protein, with product MMDLSAALTAELSTRLRGEGERHRIVSDTLLELIRDGRIAAGQRLPAERTLATALGVSRTTVVRAYASLEAISALDRRVGSGSYVTSAPGAATLPRMMDLTDGTADREPAHSQGLINLSISTPAVLGEMREAIRSTADEVFARAMLATQHTEGEPELRAWVADWYTRRGLPTDPAQVLITAGAQQGLAMSTQLLRRRTAPFVVEAPTYLGLLDLARMRRARLLSVPALTDPERIAAAAEHVAGQAQPLFYVMTTCHTVTGHSMPAGDRELLARLVHDSGGLVVDDDILADQLFEPAPAPPLAAFLDERRVITVGGTSKLLWDGLRVGWLRAPQSLIQSLVRMKSAYDLGTSVISQLVALELLQRADEIGARRVDEARTKLALTTSLLRERMPEWSWQEPHGGRSLWVELPAGSDAARFAAQAVGSGVAVATGETFTGNGSHRDHLRIGFVQPAPALAEGLARLAATWAGYADDSARSATSPARRRTPSAIWGSDAAL from the coding sequence ATGATGGATCTGTCCGCGGCGTTGACCGCCGAGCTGAGCACCCGCCTGCGCGGCGAGGGCGAGCGCCACCGGATCGTCAGCGACACGCTCCTCGAGCTGATCCGCGACGGGCGGATCGCGGCCGGCCAGCGGCTGCCCGCCGAGCGCACGCTGGCGACCGCGCTCGGCGTCTCGCGCACCACCGTGGTCCGCGCCTACGCCAGCCTGGAGGCGATCTCCGCGCTCGACCGCCGGGTCGGCAGCGGCAGCTACGTCACCTCCGCGCCCGGCGCCGCGACCCTGCCGCGGATGATGGACCTGACCGACGGCACCGCCGACCGCGAGCCCGCCCACAGCCAGGGCCTGATCAACCTCTCGATCAGCACGCCGGCGGTGCTGGGCGAGATGCGCGAGGCGATCCGCTCGACCGCCGACGAGGTGTTCGCCCGCGCGATGCTCGCCACCCAGCACACCGAGGGCGAGCCCGAGCTGCGCGCGTGGGTGGCTGACTGGTACACCCGCCGCGGCCTGCCGACCGATCCCGCGCAGGTGCTGATCACGGCGGGCGCCCAGCAGGGCCTGGCGATGAGCACCCAGCTGCTGCGCCGTCGTACGGCGCCGTTCGTGGTCGAGGCGCCGACCTACCTCGGCCTGCTCGACCTCGCCCGGATGCGCCGGGCCCGGCTGCTGAGCGTGCCCGCGCTGACCGACCCCGAGCGGATCGCGGCCGCCGCCGAGCACGTCGCCGGCCAAGCGCAGCCGCTGTTCTACGTGATGACCACCTGCCACACCGTCACCGGGCACTCGATGCCCGCCGGCGACCGCGAGCTGCTCGCCCGGCTGGTCCACGACAGCGGCGGCCTCGTGGTGGACGACGACATCCTGGCCGACCAGCTGTTCGAGCCGGCGCCGGCGCCGCCGCTCGCGGCCTTCCTCGACGAGCGCCGGGTGATCACCGTGGGCGGCACGAGCAAGCTGCTCTGGGACGGGCTGCGGGTCGGCTGGCTGCGGGCCCCGCAGTCACTGATCCAGAGCCTGGTGCGGATGAAGAGCGCCTACGACCTCGGCACCTCGGTGATCTCCCAGCTCGTCGCGCTCGAGCTGCTCCAGCGCGCCGACGAGATCGGCGCCCGCCGGGTCGACGAGGCCCGGACCAAGCTCGCGCTGACCACCTCGCTGCTGCGCGAGCGGATGCCGGAGTGGTCCTGGCAGGAGCCCCACGGCGGACGCTCGCTGTGGGTCGAGCTGCCCGCCGGCAGCGACGCGGCCCGGTTCGCCGCCCAGGCGGTCGGCAGCGGCGTCGCGGTCGCCACCGGCGAGACGTTCACCGGCAACGGCTCCCACCGCGACCACCTGCGGATCGGCTTCGTGCAGCCGGCACCGGCGCTCGCCGAGGGGCTCGCCCGGCTGGCTGCGACCTGGGCCGGCTACGCCGACGACTCCGCACGCTCGGCGACGAGCCCGGCCAGGCGTCGTACGCCCTCGGCGATCTGGGGCTCCGACGCGGCGCTGTAG
- a CDS encoding aminotransferase-like domain-containing protein, with translation MNDDNRAAEIAELLRRRAETMAVGDRLPGVRQLSRELAASAATVSAALARLTALGLVRAEPGRGTFVAGRRAQPEPDYSWQSQALGRARVDPRRAGRLGAHGGAEDIQLSWGYTAAELQPTEALRAQASRAARSARAWSMVPVAGLPDLRRVLAADYDAEPGDVLVVPGGQQALVFVLRTLAEPGDTVLVESPSYPGAVLAAQAAGLELAAVPADLDGIRPDLLADALERTRARVVYLQPGCANPTGAVLSPERRVEVLALAAEHGAFVVEDDWARHLGLDGPTPLPLLTEDPHGHVVSIATLTKVVAPGLRIAAVVARGPAGERLRTARIAEDMCVPALLQETALGLLTAPAWPRHLKVLRARLTERRDAMIDHVREHGPHLRLTHPPRGGIHLWVRVPEGVDTAALAGAAQAAGVLVGDGAHYFVDEPPAPYVRLSYSAASEPQIAEGVRRLAGLVAERAESSA, from the coding sequence ATGAACGACGATAACAGAGCCGCGGAGATCGCCGAGCTCCTGCGCCGTCGGGCTGAGACGATGGCGGTGGGCGACCGGCTGCCCGGGGTGCGTCAGCTCTCCCGCGAGCTCGCCGCGAGCGCGGCGACCGTCTCGGCCGCACTTGCCCGGCTCACCGCGCTCGGCCTGGTCCGGGCCGAGCCGGGGCGCGGCACGTTCGTCGCCGGCCGCCGGGCGCAGCCCGAGCCGGACTACAGCTGGCAGTCGCAGGCGCTGGGCCGGGCCCGGGTCGACCCGCGCCGCGCCGGCCGGCTCGGCGCCCACGGCGGCGCCGAGGACATCCAGCTCTCCTGGGGCTACACGGCGGCCGAGCTCCAGCCCACCGAGGCCCTGCGCGCCCAGGCGAGCCGGGCCGCGCGCAGTGCCCGGGCGTGGTCGATGGTGCCGGTCGCCGGCCTGCCCGACCTGCGCCGGGTGCTCGCCGCGGACTACGACGCCGAGCCCGGGGACGTCCTCGTCGTCCCCGGTGGCCAGCAGGCGCTGGTCTTCGTGCTGCGCACCCTGGCCGAGCCGGGGGACACGGTGCTCGTCGAGAGCCCGAGCTATCCGGGCGCGGTCCTCGCCGCCCAGGCCGCGGGCCTCGAGCTCGCCGCGGTGCCTGCGGACCTCGACGGCATCCGGCCCGACCTGCTCGCCGACGCGCTGGAGCGGACCCGGGCCCGGGTGGTCTACCTGCAGCCCGGCTGCGCGAACCCGACCGGCGCGGTGCTCAGCCCGGAGCGGCGGGTCGAGGTGCTGGCCCTCGCCGCGGAGCACGGCGCGTTCGTCGTCGAGGACGACTGGGCGCGGCACCTGGGGCTCGACGGCCCGACGCCGCTCCCGCTGCTCACCGAGGACCCGCACGGGCACGTCGTGTCGATCGCGACGCTGACCAAGGTGGTCGCGCCCGGCCTGCGGATCGCCGCCGTGGTCGCCCGCGGGCCGGCGGGGGAGCGGCTGCGGACGGCCCGGATCGCCGAGGACATGTGCGTGCCGGCACTGCTCCAGGAGACCGCGCTGGGGCTGCTCACCGCGCCCGCCTGGCCGCGCCACCTCAAGGTGCTGCGGGCCCGGCTGACCGAGCGGCGCGACGCGATGATCGACCACGTGCGCGAGCACGGTCCGCACCTGCGGCTGACCCATCCGCCGCGCGGCGGCATCCACCTGTGGGTGCGGGTGCCGGAGGGCGTCGACACGGCCGCCCTGGCCGGAGCGGCGCAGGCGGCCGGGGTGCTCGTCGGGGACGGGGCGCACTACTTCGTCGACGAGCCGCCGGCGCCGTACGTGCGGTTGTCCTACAGCGCCGCGTCGGAGCCCCAGATCGCCGAGGGCGTACGACGCCTGGCCGGGCTCGTCGCCGAGCGTGCGGAGTCGTCGGCGTAG